In the genome of Pelobacter seleniigenes DSM 18267, one region contains:
- a CDS encoding peroxiredoxin: MDVATFPLLGDSFPELAVQTTTGPLNLPGDMNGRWFVLFSHPADFTPVCTTEFVAFQNRYEEFRALNCELIGMSVDQVFSHIKWVEWIKEELKVNIEFPIIAANDTIAAKLGMLHPSKGSNTVRAVFIGDPAGKVRLILYYPQEIGRNIEEILRAVKALQIADQQGAVPANWPHNNLIGDRIIVPPATDRKTAETRLKTYDCYDWWFCHKPLEK; encoded by the coding sequence ATGGACGTTGCAACTTTTCCCTTACTTGGCGACAGCTTTCCGGAACTTGCCGTACAAACCACCACTGGCCCCCTGAACCTGCCCGGCGACATGAACGGCCGCTGGTTTGTTCTGTTCAGCCACCCGGCAGACTTCACCCCGGTCTGCACCACCGAGTTCGTTGCTTTTCAAAATCGTTATGAAGAATTTCGCGCACTGAACTGCGAACTGATCGGAATGTCTGTTGATCAGGTCTTCTCCCACATCAAATGGGTCGAATGGATCAAAGAGGAATTAAAGGTCAATATCGAATTCCCGATTATTGCGGCGAATGATACCATTGCCGCCAAACTCGGGATGTTGCATCCAAGCAAGGGAAGTAATACGGTTCGGGCGGTTTTTATCGGCGACCCTGCCGGAAAGGTGCGGCTGATCCTTTATTATCCGCAGGAAATCGGCCGTAATATCGAAGAAATTTTGCGTGCGGTCAAGGCTCTGCAAATCGCTGATCAGCAAGGTGCGGTTCCGGCCAACTGGCCACATAACAACCTGATCGGCGACCGGATCATTGTTCCGCCTGCCACCGATCGAAAAACCGCCGAAACGAGATTGAAAACCTACGACTGCTACGACTGGTGGTTCTGCCATAAGCCGTTGGAAAAATAA
- a CDS encoding MYG1 family protein, whose product MYKIVTHPGSAHKDDFMTVCVLLATLGKAEVYRREATVEDIADPDTYVVDVGMHYNPRLHNFDHHQDRSLPCAFHLVMQHLGYHEAAMLVFGWYVHMSMMDVRGPYKTAKALGVDSSVLFAASSPIDGYILSHFSRLREIHERDFFYRFMKDFGTDMINMIDMKMERLERLKTEAKIVPVGDYKAIFSPIEDNPKLSMELYLQLLNDPDIVMSITPSNRGSGWELLRLEDHYFVDFRTVANDPNIRFVHVNGFIAKTSRLLPLAQVLDIAARAVPPKDLAAHQ is encoded by the coding sequence ATGTATAAAATAGTCACCCATCCAGGCAGCGCTCATAAGGATGATTTTATGACCGTTTGTGTGCTTCTGGCGACCTTAGGCAAGGCCGAGGTCTATCGACGGGAGGCAACGGTGGAGGATATCGCCGATCCGGACACCTATGTTGTCGATGTCGGCATGCATTACAATCCGCGGTTACATAATTTTGATCACCATCAGGATCGGAGCCTGCCCTGCGCTTTTCACCTGGTCATGCAGCATCTCGGCTATCATGAGGCGGCCATGCTGGTTTTCGGCTGGTATGTGCATATGAGCATGATGGATGTCAGGGGGCCCTATAAAACGGCCAAGGCGCTCGGGGTCGATAGCAGTGTCCTGTTTGCGGCCTCGTCACCGATTGACGGCTATATCCTGTCCCACTTCTCCCGCTTGCGCGAGATCCATGAACGCGATTTCTTTTATCGCTTCATGAAAGATTTCGGCACCGACATGATCAACATGATCGACATGAAGATGGAGCGGTTGGAGCGTCTCAAAACGGAAGCCAAGATTGTGCCGGTGGGAGATTATAAAGCCATCTTCAGCCCTATTGAAGATAATCCCAAGTTGTCCATGGAGTTGTATCTGCAGTTGTTGAACGACCCTGACATCGTCATGAGCATTACGCCCTCCAATCGCGGCAGCGGCTGGGAGTTGCTGCGCCTTGAAGATCATTATTTTGTCGATTTTCGCACGGTGGCCAATGATCCGAATATCCGTTTCGTTCATGTCAACGGCTTTATCGCCAAAACCAGTCGCCTACTGCCGTTGGCGCAGGTCCTTGATATCGCGGCGCGCGCGGTGCCGCCGAAAGACTTGGCTGCCCATCAGTGA
- a CDS encoding NUDIX domain-containing protein, with amino-acid sequence MSFKISAFTVTNLADNRFVKPVRLHYIQNGQPRDWEAVQAHDSVAILLYHRQRQAFLLVKQFRPAVYMNYPQFNHTYELCAGIVDKKLPLEQIAKEEIFEECGFDLPLSKIIPISSFFTNVGITGNRQHLFFALLDDAEKVHAGGGIHNEEIVLEYIPFKDAEHFIYDESHAKTPGLMFAFSWFLHRFGPDGERLDSRTAQPAP; translated from the coding sequence ATGTCGTTCAAAATCTCCGCATTTACCGTCACCAACCTGGCAGACAACCGGTTTGTGAAACCGGTCCGCCTGCATTACATCCAGAATGGCCAGCCCCGCGACTGGGAGGCGGTGCAGGCCCATGACAGCGTCGCAATCCTGCTCTATCACCGCCAACGTCAGGCCTTCCTGCTGGTCAAACAGTTTCGTCCGGCAGTCTATATGAACTATCCGCAGTTCAACCACACTTACGAACTCTGCGCCGGGATTGTCGATAAGAAATTGCCGCTGGAGCAGATTGCCAAAGAAGAAATTTTCGAGGAATGCGGCTTTGATCTTCCCTTGTCAAAAATCATCCCGATCAGTTCCTTCTTCACCAATGTCGGAATCACCGGCAATCGCCAGCATTTGTTTTTTGCTTTGCTGGACGACGCCGAAAAAGTTCATGCCGGCGGCGGCATCCATAACGAAGAGATTGTTCTTGAGTACATTCCCTTCAAGGACGCGGAACACTTCATCTATGATGAAAGCCACGCCAAGACCCCCGGTCTCATGTTCGCATTCAGTTGGTTTCTTCACCGCTTCGGACCCGACGGCGAGAGGTTGGATTCCCGAACGGCGCAACCTGCTCCATGA
- a CDS encoding NAD(P)H-quinone oxidoreductase, with the protein MKAVLMDEFGGPEVMKVGEIDTPEPKADEVLIKVIATSINRPDLVQRMGNYPPPAGDSEILGLEVAGTITKVGANVSKWQPGDRVMALVGGGGYAEYAVAYANHLMPIPDSMSYQEAACVNESYITAFLNVFMIGDLQDGQTAILHGGGGGVNTAAIQLAKALTPSAKLIVTAHPTKIERVKELGVDLVIDFTQTPDFTDTVKEFTGKKGVDLVLDHVGAKYLKPNMNSLAYKGKLVVIGVISGIKAELNLALMMVKRQQIIGSVLRSRPVAEKGKIIAEFTRRALPKFADRSIVPIIEQVFPMDEVVAAHQMMEEDSHFGKIVLQISAE; encoded by the coding sequence ATGAAAGCAGTCCTGATGGACGAATTCGGCGGCCCTGAAGTCATGAAAGTTGGCGAGATCGATACGCCTGAGCCCAAAGCGGATGAAGTCCTGATAAAAGTTATTGCCACCAGTATCAATCGCCCCGACCTGGTGCAAAGAATGGGCAATTACCCTCCTCCGGCCGGGGACTCCGAGATTCTCGGTCTGGAAGTTGCCGGCACCATCACCAAAGTCGGCGCCAATGTCAGCAAATGGCAGCCGGGGGACCGGGTGATGGCCTTGGTTGGCGGCGGCGGCTACGCCGAGTATGCCGTCGCTTATGCAAACCATCTGATGCCGATCCCGGACAGCATGAGTTATCAGGAGGCGGCCTGTGTCAATGAAAGCTACATCACCGCGTTTCTCAATGTCTTCATGATCGGCGACCTGCAGGACGGCCAAACGGCAATCCTGCATGGCGGCGGTGGCGGCGTGAATACGGCGGCCATTCAGCTGGCCAAAGCGCTGACCCCCTCGGCCAAACTGATTGTGACCGCCCATCCGACCAAAATTGAGCGGGTCAAAGAGCTTGGCGTTGATCTGGTCATCGACTTTACGCAAACCCCGGATTTTACCGATACCGTGAAAGAATTTACCGGTAAAAAGGGCGTCGATCTGGTCCTTGACCATGTTGGTGCCAAATACCTCAAGCCGAACATGAACTCCCTCGCATATAAAGGGAAACTGGTGGTGATTGGTGTTATCAGCGGCATCAAAGCCGAACTGAATCTGGCTTTGATGATGGTCAAACGCCAGCAGATTATCGGTTCCGTGCTCAGAAGCCGTCCCGTTGCTGAAAAAGGGAAGATTATTGCCGAGTTTACCCGGCGAGCCTTGCCGAAATTCGCCGACCGCAGCATTGTCCCGATCATCGAGCAGGTTTTCCCCATGGACGAGGTCGTTGCCGCCCACCAAATGATGGAAGAAGACAGCCATTTCGGAAAAATCGTGCTGCAGATCAGCGCGGAATAA
- a CDS encoding rubredoxin-like domain-containing protein, whose translation MAKVWRCTVCGHLHQGETPPEQCPVCGMGSDSFAAVAAEPAAMTATAADAGLFKELFAVFMPHAVAAHFPNALIPTIWLFLLLFATTALPSFESTAFYLLVMSLLAVPVTMATGLYDWKSRFDGVMTPLFRKKIFLSCQLLISLGLAVGLYWSNSGILQQHGGLFWLFLLLLVIALASVVLLGHYGAVLVFGAKRD comes from the coding sequence ATGGCAAAAGTTTGGCGTTGCACTGTTTGTGGCCATTTACATCAGGGTGAGACTCCTCCGGAGCAATGTCCGGTGTGCGGCATGGGCAGCGATTCTTTTGCCGCGGTGGCGGCGGAACCTGCCGCGATGACCGCTACGGCGGCGGATGCGGGCCTGTTCAAAGAGCTGTTCGCGGTGTTTATGCCACATGCCGTTGCCGCTCACTTTCCCAATGCCTTGATCCCGACGATCTGGCTGTTTCTGCTGCTGTTTGCGACGACCGCGCTCCCTTCTTTTGAAAGCACGGCTTTTTATCTGCTGGTTATGAGCCTGCTTGCGGTTCCGGTGACCATGGCGACCGGACTGTATGACTGGAAGTCGCGTTTTGACGGGGTCATGACCCCGCTGTTCAGGAAAAAAATCTTCCTCTCCTGCCAGCTATTGATTTCCCTTGGCTTGGCCGTCGGATTGTATTGGTCTAATTCCGGAATTTTGCAGCAGCATGGTGGACTGTTCTGGCTGTTTCTGCTGCTCTTGGTGATCGCTTTAGCGAGTGTCGTTTTGCTGGGGCACTACGGTGCGGTTTTGGTCTTCGGAGCAAAGCGGGACTGA
- a CDS encoding response regulator transcription factor, with protein sequence MSEKVPLLLVEDEPHIAQGLVFNLQEEGYLVTQVESGEEALELLAGQSFALLILDLMLPGIGGLEVCRTLRSRGNRIPVLMLTARGAEQDRIRGLSEGADDYLTKPFNLKEFLLRVAALLRRAQWQPTERQREDSRFGGNRIDWQTHQAETAHGTIELTELEIKMLSLFFNNEGKVLSRGEILQQVWGVSPKTETRTLDNFIVRLRKYFEENPARPQFFLTVRGRGYRFVSKAEA encoded by the coding sequence ATGAGTGAAAAAGTTCCGTTGCTACTGGTCGAGGATGAACCCCATATCGCCCAGGGCCTGGTCTTCAATCTGCAGGAAGAGGGCTATCTCGTTACTCAGGTTGAAAGCGGTGAAGAAGCGCTTGAACTGTTAGCCGGCCAAAGCTTTGCGCTGCTGATTCTCGACCTGATGCTCCCGGGCATTGGCGGCCTTGAAGTGTGCCGGACCCTGCGCTCACGCGGCAATCGGATCCCGGTGCTCATGCTGACTGCGCGTGGGGCGGAACAGGATCGGATCAGGGGACTCAGTGAAGGGGCCGACGATTACCTGACCAAACCCTTCAACCTCAAGGAATTCCTCCTGCGCGTGGCCGCCCTGCTGCGCCGCGCCCAATGGCAGCCGACCGAACGCCAGCGGGAAGATTCCCGGTTCGGCGGCAACCGGATCGACTGGCAGACCCATCAGGCCGAGACGGCCCACGGCACCATCGAACTGACCGAGCTGGAAATTAAAATGCTCTCTTTGTTTTTCAATAACGAAGGGAAAGTTTTGTCCCGTGGCGAGATCCTGCAGCAGGTCTGGGGAGTCTCACCCAAGACCGAAACCCGGACTCTGGATAATTTCATTGTCCGGCTGCGTAAATATTTTGAGGAGAACCCCGCCCGGCCGCAGTTTTTTCTGACCGTTCGCGGCCGCGGCTACCGTTTCGTCAGCAAGGCCGAAGCCTGA
- a CDS encoding sensor histidine kinase: MKLFRRLFHPLITFISIQILWILVLVFWIYWFLGRHQQLKELATRYQAEWLPSSSDWLILTEGILLLVAILIGIYVIFIYWRRQASLNKAQRHFINQVSHELKSPLASLQLHLETIQLRQPTPAQLQKFTALMQEDTKRLNTLINNLLTAGKIEHKGAQLNLEVHNLSRLLEEYLYREKERFPAEGTLGWEIESGLLAKIEPEAMATVMRNLLENSILYADGPPVVSISLKRERGMAHLRFADQGRGIPVRDRKKVFRMFYRIRQSGKTIRGTGLGLFIVSNIIKNHGGKVWIGGARNNQGTTFHLMIPLISNEAADE; the protein is encoded by the coding sequence ATGAAACTGTTTCGTCGGCTATTCCATCCTCTGATCACCTTTATCAGCATTCAGATCCTCTGGATCCTGGTCCTGGTGTTCTGGATTTACTGGTTTCTGGGGCGACATCAGCAGCTTAAGGAGCTGGCGACCCGTTACCAGGCTGAGTGGCTACCCAGTTCCAGCGACTGGCTGATTCTGACCGAAGGGATCCTGCTGCTGGTCGCCATCCTGATCGGAATCTATGTCATTTTCATCTACTGGCGTCGCCAGGCCTCATTGAACAAGGCGCAGCGCCATTTCATCAACCAGGTCAGCCATGAGTTGAAGTCTCCGCTGGCCTCATTGCAGCTGCACCTGGAAACCATTCAACTGCGTCAACCGACCCCGGCACAGCTGCAGAAATTCACCGCGCTGATGCAGGAAGACACCAAACGGCTGAACACTTTGATCAATAATCTGCTGACGGCCGGTAAAATCGAGCATAAAGGGGCACAGCTGAACCTTGAGGTCCATAACCTGTCGCGCCTGCTGGAAGAATACCTGTATCGTGAAAAAGAGCGTTTTCCTGCGGAAGGAACCCTGGGCTGGGAGATAGAAAGCGGTCTGCTTGCCAAGATCGAACCGGAGGCCATGGCGACCGTCATGCGCAACCTGCTGGAAAACTCCATCCTTTATGCAGATGGACCGCCGGTTGTCTCCATCAGCCTGAAACGTGAGCGGGGGATGGCCCATTTACGCTTCGCAGACCAGGGCAGAGGAATCCCGGTCCGCGATCGCAAAAAGGTCTTCCGCATGTTTTACCGGATTCGCCAGAGCGGGAAAACCATTCGCGGGACCGGGCTCGGCCTGTTTATCGTCAGCAACATCATCAAAAACCATGGTGGCAAGGTCTGGATCGGCGGAGCGAGAAACAACCAGGGCACCACCTTTCATCTGATGATTCCACTAATTTCCAACGAGGCTGCCGATGAGTGA
- a CDS encoding nitronate monooxygenase, with product MVEGLTIGRHSVPYPVIQGGMGVRISGHRLAGHVALNGGIGIIASAGLALADGSYNGRNFFAADRHGLLEELRKAYEIAPDGVIGVNCMVAVSNYDDVVRTACEGGAKLIISGAGLPMNLPELTRDFPEVALVPIVSSVKAAELIARKWHKVYKRLPDAVVVEDPDTAGGHLGEKLERIGTGAYDQYATVRGVKNYFKNDWKLDIPVIAAGGIWDRKDLQYALAHGADGVQMGTRFVVTEECDADDAFKQAYLSCTREDIGLIMSPAGLPGRAIKKNIDQVRQRDVDLDVYCPSGCLKKCAYKANRERFCIVHALDRAQRGDTETGLIFCGSNAWKADHIGTVKEIFEELFPERERAAC from the coding sequence ATGGTGGAAGGTTTGACAATCGGAAGACACAGTGTTCCCTATCCCGTGATTCAGGGGGGGATGGGTGTGCGTATCTCTGGCCATCGCCTGGCTGGCCATGTCGCCTTGAACGGCGGGATCGGCATCATCGCTTCAGCGGGACTTGCCTTAGCGGATGGGAGTTACAACGGGCGGAATTTTTTCGCTGCGGATCGCCACGGCCTGTTGGAAGAACTACGTAAGGCCTACGAAATTGCTCCGGACGGGGTGATCGGGGTCAATTGCATGGTTGCGGTGAGCAACTATGACGATGTCGTGCGGACCGCTTGTGAAGGGGGCGCTAAGCTGATTATCAGCGGTGCGGGGCTGCCCATGAACCTGCCCGAGTTGACCCGGGATTTTCCGGAAGTCGCCCTGGTGCCGATTGTCTCCTCGGTTAAGGCTGCCGAACTGATCGCCCGTAAATGGCATAAAGTTTACAAGCGGTTACCCGATGCGGTCGTCGTTGAAGACCCCGATACGGCCGGTGGCCACCTCGGTGAAAAACTGGAGCGCATTGGAACCGGTGCGTACGATCAATATGCGACCGTCCGTGGGGTTAAAAATTATTTCAAAAATGACTGGAAACTAGACATCCCGGTCATTGCCGCAGGTGGAATTTGGGATCGCAAGGATCTGCAATACGCGTTGGCCCATGGGGCCGACGGGGTGCAGATGGGAACCCGCTTTGTCGTGACCGAAGAGTGCGATGCCGATGACGCTTTTAAACAGGCCTACCTGTCCTGCACCCGGGAAGATATCGGGCTGATCATGAGCCCGGCCGGGTTGCCGGGAAGGGCCATTAAGAAGAATATCGATCAGGTCCGGCAGCGCGATGTTGATCTTGACGTCTACTGCCCTTCGGGTTGTTTGAAAAAGTGTGCTTACAAAGCCAATAGAGAGCGGTTCTGTATTGTCCATGCCCTGGATCGTGCCCAGCGTGGCGATACTGAGACCGGTTTGATCTTTTGCGGCAGTAACGCCTGGAAGGCGGATCACATCGGTACGGTCAAGGAAATTTTTGAAGAACTTTTTCCCGAGCGTGAACGCGCAGCTTGCTGA
- a CDS encoding OmpA family protein: protein MFVKSLLGLALIILALPAVVAAEANCTSLKEQLHKERNLLKKRQMLTQAIASCPADAELHYMYAYSAERLRKYDNALKSYLETITIDSGFSKAYFGLGDIYMVLGNAEAAIRAYEQGLVLEPADTRARASLELARIKHKAASGDRISSGEFIRVMQESNSRSTTEGAIDGPLLRLQIQFAVSSADLTPQAKEQLETVGQALEDQALAGQAFEIAGHTDDSGSSEANLQLSKERAEQVRSYLLTNFAIVADKLSVAYYGDTRPAVPNTSSENRALNRRVEFRKVVP, encoded by the coding sequence ATGTTCGTAAAAAGCCTGCTCGGGCTTGCCCTTATCATCCTGGCTCTGCCGGCGGTTGTTGCAGCGGAGGCGAACTGCACCAGCTTAAAAGAACAGCTTCACAAAGAGCGCAATTTGCTAAAAAAACGGCAGATGCTAACCCAAGCCATTGCCAGTTGCCCCGCTGACGCAGAGCTCCATTACATGTATGCGTACAGCGCGGAGCGTTTGCGAAAGTACGATAATGCCCTGAAGAGCTATCTGGAAACCATTACCATCGACTCCGGCTTCAGTAAAGCATACTTCGGACTCGGCGATATCTATATGGTGCTCGGCAATGCCGAAGCGGCAATCCGGGCTTATGAGCAGGGACTGGTGCTGGAGCCTGCTGATACACGAGCCAGGGCCTCCCTTGAGCTGGCCAGGATCAAGCACAAAGCAGCGTCCGGCGACCGGATTTCCTCCGGCGAATTTATCCGGGTCATGCAGGAGAGTAATTCCCGGAGCACAACAGAAGGAGCCATCGACGGACCCTTGCTGCGCCTGCAGATTCAGTTTGCGGTGTCTTCCGCAGACTTGACTCCGCAGGCCAAAGAGCAGCTGGAGACCGTGGGCCAGGCCCTGGAAGACCAAGCCCTGGCCGGCCAGGCGTTTGAAATTGCCGGGCACACGGACGACTCGGGCAGTTCGGAGGCAAACCTGCAGTTGTCCAAAGAGCGTGCCGAACAGGTCAGAAGTTATCTGCTCACCAACTTTGCGATTGTCGCGGACAAACTCAGTGTGGCCTATTATGGGGATACTCGCCCTGCCGTGCCGAATACGTCCAGTGAAAACAGGGCCTTGAACCGGAGGGTCGAGTTCAGAAAAGTTGTGCCCTGA
- a CDS encoding c-type heme family protein — protein MGIRLRSVLVMGVLGLLAIGVIGYTSYKLSVNNALEEAKIKSNIILNYAMATKTYMKQVQKPLVTELIEEDRFYPELMSGFVSARGTFEIFHKSYPGYIFKQATLDPLNPYNKADPNEVELIKNFQANPALKSSEGHIVKDGTEVFYFAQPIKVDSKNCLHCHGNPADAPKDQIEIYGANAGYHWTMNDTVAAFVIYIPTTAAIAAAKKLSQTLVLIGAGGIILVLAILWVFLDRSVVLPIVNLAERTEHFSLGENLTEPIQRRTKDEIGTLASAIERLRISLVKLLKIE, from the coding sequence ATGGGCATTCGCTTGAGGTCAGTTCTGGTCATGGGGGTTCTGGGTTTACTGGCAATAGGAGTTATTGGTTATACCAGTTATAAACTCAGCGTCAACAATGCACTGGAAGAAGCAAAGATCAAAAGCAACATCATCCTGAACTACGCCATGGCCACGAAAACCTATATGAAGCAGGTCCAGAAGCCCTTGGTCACGGAACTGATCGAAGAGGACCGCTTCTACCCGGAACTGATGTCCGGTTTCGTCAGCGCCCGGGGAACCTTTGAGATTTTCCACAAGAGCTATCCGGGCTATATTTTCAAGCAAGCCACCCTCGATCCTCTCAATCCCTACAACAAGGCCGATCCGAACGAGGTCGAGCTGATCAAAAATTTCCAGGCCAATCCGGCCCTGAAATCGTCAGAAGGACATATTGTCAAAGACGGTACCGAAGTCTTTTATTTTGCCCAACCCATCAAAGTCGACAGCAAAAACTGCCTTCATTGTCATGGCAATCCTGCTGACGCCCCGAAGGACCAGATAGAAATTTACGGAGCAAACGCCGGTTACCATTGGACAATGAATGACACCGTAGCCGCGTTCGTTATCTATATTCCGACCACTGCGGCCATTGCTGCAGCAAAAAAACTGTCCCAGACCCTGGTACTGATCGGCGCCGGCGGGATCATTCTGGTCCTCGCTATCCTCTGGGTTTTCCTCGACCGTTCGGTGGTTCTACCGATTGTTAACCTGGCTGAACGGACAGAACATTTCAGTCTTGGGGAAAACCTGACCGAGCCGATTCAACGCAGAACCAAGGATGAAATCGGCACCCTGGCCAGCGCGATCGAGCGGCTGAGAATCAGTCTGGTGAAATTACTCAAAATTGAATAA
- a CDS encoding radical SAM/SPASM domain-containing protein, whose translation MTSKQEEFIPKWIAWETTQRCNLNCVHCRCSSDMSAAAGDFNTEEAFKLIDDICEISKPVLVLSGGEPLLREDIFDIARYGTGKGLRMCMATNGTLITDAVCAQMKSADIKMVSLSLDGSTAAIHDDFRNSEGAYAGVIRGAETLKRNGIPFLINSSFTKRNQHDVGATFKVAKGLGATAWYMFMIVPTGRGEEIMNELITPEDYEEILAWHYEQEKHEDDILMRPTCAPHYYRIVPQMAKAEGVDFKRRSLTFSTGGGKGCIAAQTICLIDCFGNLKPCSYFHSSVGNVKQVPFKELWFNSKVFNDLRDFSKYQGKCGECEFINVCGGCRARADAVYGDYMAEEPFCSYIPRRTRKRMEQEAAAHSSE comes from the coding sequence ATGACCTCGAAGCAGGAAGAATTTATTCCCAAATGGATTGCCTGGGAAACCACCCAGCGCTGCAATTTAAATTGTGTGCATTGTCGCTGCTCTTCAGACATGTCTGCCGCAGCTGGTGATTTCAATACCGAAGAAGCTTTCAAGCTGATTGATGATATCTGTGAAATCAGCAAGCCGGTCCTGGTTCTGTCCGGCGGTGAACCGTTGCTGCGCGAAGATATCTTCGATATCGCCCGCTACGGAACCGGCAAAGGGCTGCGGATGTGCATGGCGACCAACGGCACACTGATTACCGACGCGGTCTGTGCGCAGATGAAAAGCGCCGATATCAAAATGGTGTCGCTGTCCCTGGATGGCTCAACAGCGGCCATTCATGACGACTTTCGTAACTCGGAAGGAGCCTACGCCGGAGTGATCCGCGGGGCCGAGACCCTCAAACGCAACGGCATCCCGTTTCTTATCAACTCCTCTTTCACCAAACGTAATCAGCATGACGTCGGTGCAACCTTCAAGGTGGCTAAAGGGCTCGGCGCCACGGCCTGGTATATGTTCATGATTGTACCCACGGGGCGGGGGGAAGAGATCATGAACGAATTGATCACGCCGGAAGACTATGAAGAGATTCTGGCCTGGCACTATGAGCAGGAAAAGCACGAGGACGATATCCTCATGCGCCCGACCTGTGCGCCGCACTATTATCGCATTGTGCCGCAGATGGCCAAGGCCGAAGGGGTCGACTTCAAACGCCGCAGCCTGACTTTTTCAACCGGCGGGGGCAAGGGGTGTATTGCCGCCCAGACCATCTGCCTGATCGACTGCTTCGGCAATCTCAAGCCCTGTTCCTATTTTCATTCCTCGGTCGGCAATGTCAAACAGGTGCCATTCAAAGAGCTTTGGTTCAATTCCAAGGTCTTTAACGATCTGCGGGATTTCAGCAAATATCAAGGCAAGTGCGGGGAGTGCGAGTTCATTAATGTCTGTGGCGGCTGCCGCGCCCGTGCCGATGCTGTGTATGGGGATTACATGGCGGAAGAACCGTTCTGCAGCTATATTCCGCGCCGGACGCGTAAGCGCATGGAACAGGAAGCTGCAGCACATAGCAGTGAATAA
- the hemE gene encoding uroporphyrinogen decarboxylase has protein sequence MSDDYNFLKACWCQPVDRVPVWLMRQAGRYLPQYKAVRAQGGGTFLDLCKDPARAAEVTIQPIDILGADAAILFSDILTPIEPMGLELDFVPGPVFANPVRTAADVEALVVPEDMAQAVPYVPEIIKRLRAAFTGRVPLIGFGGAPFTLACYMVEGKGSKDFAALKQMMYADFPLYDALMQKITEMDRRYLNMQIQAGAQAIQIFDTWGGLLAPHDFERYILPYVKQLIDGLERDGIPVIYFVKNGGTMLELVKAAGSDVIGLDWHVNLGKARDILGDDVAVQGNLDPTVLYAPKDYIEKEVRRILAENDDRPGFIFNLGHGILPTVPPENAIFMVDCVHRLSQK, from the coding sequence ATGTCTGATGATTACAATTTTCTCAAAGCCTGCTGGTGCCAGCCGGTCGATCGGGTCCCGGTCTGGCTGATGCGGCAGGCCGGGCGTTATCTGCCCCAGTATAAGGCTGTTCGAGCGCAGGGTGGCGGCACTTTTCTGGATCTCTGCAAGGATCCGGCCCGGGCTGCTGAAGTGACGATTCAGCCCATCGACATCCTGGGTGCCGATGCCGCGATCTTGTTTTCCGATATTCTGACCCCCATCGAGCCGATGGGGTTGGAGCTGGATTTCGTGCCCGGCCCGGTCTTTGCCAATCCGGTGCGGACCGCGGCTGATGTCGAAGCACTGGTGGTGCCCGAGGATATGGCCCAGGCCGTACCCTATGTCCCGGAGATCATCAAGCGGCTGCGGGCAGCCTTCACCGGGCGGGTGCCGCTGATCGGCTTCGGCGGGGCTCCCTTTACTCTGGCCTGCTATATGGTTGAAGGGAAGGGGAGTAAGGACTTTGCCGCCCTCAAACAGATGATGTATGCCGATTTCCCCCTTTATGATGCTTTGATGCAGAAAATCACCGAGATGGACCGGCGCTATCTGAATATGCAGATTCAAGCCGGAGCCCAGGCCATTCAGATTTTCGATACCTGGGGCGGGTTGCTGGCACCGCACGATTTTGAGCGCTATATTCTGCCCTATGTCAAGCAATTGATCGATGGCCTGGAGCGGGACGGTATCCCGGTGATTTATTTCGTCAAAAACGGCGGGACCATGCTAGAACTGGTCAAGGCAGCTGGCAGCGACGTGATCGGCCTCGACTGGCATGTCAACCTGGGCAAGGCGCGTGATATCCTGGGGGACGATGTCGCAGTCCAGGGGAATCTCGATCCGACGGTGCTCTATGCGCCCAAGGACTATATTGAAAAGGAAGTCAGGCGTATTCTTGCCGAGAATGATGACCGGCCAGGATTTATCTTTAATCTGGGGCATGGTATCCTGCCCACAGTTCCACCTGAAAATGCCATTTTTATGGTTGACTGTGTCCATCGACTCAGTCAAAAGTAA